Proteins encoded by one window of Cannabis sativa cultivar Pink pepper isolate KNU-18-1 chromosome 4, ASM2916894v1, whole genome shotgun sequence:
- the LOC115714569 gene encoding uncharacterized protein LOC115714569, producing MGKIKGVKESKVGRIMRAPLRALIKARDLYIKSMTQCSSHFDYGAAMGCPTAHVNTTLTRSFSTSSVNSNNNNSTQDFRELVKAASTRTLANNKIINHNHQKSTVGVGSRPHNKLPKSRSVGFGRIDEDKACDEFEERDDQVMIRTTSTAHDAYPRSKSYAVHRRTLF from the coding sequence atgggGAAAATCAAAGGTGTGAAAGAAAGCAAAGTGGGTAGGATTATGAGAGCTCCTTTAAGGGCTCTTATTAAGGCCAGAGACTTATACATAAAGAGCATGACTCAGTGCTCAAGTCATTTCGATTATGGAGCAGCCATGGGGTGTCCAACGGCTCATGTCAACACCACTCTGACGAGAAGCTTCAGCACCAGCTCGGTCAACTCCAACAACAACAATAGTACCCAAGATTTTAGGGAACTTGTTAAGGCTGCTTCCACAAGGACTCTAGCCAATAATAAGATCATCAATCATAATCATCAAAAGTCTACTGTTGGGGTTGGTAGTAGACCACATAATAAGTTGCCCAAAAGTCGAAGTGTGGGATTTGGTCGGATCGATGAAGACAAGGCTTGTGATGAGTTTGAAGAAAGAGATGATCAAGTGATGATAAGAACAACTTCTACTGCTCATGATGCTTATCCAAGGAGCAAAAGCTATGCTGTTCATAGGAGAACTTTGTTTTAA